The window GTCGGGATTGGTATGCACCATCTGCGCATCGTGTACTCTATAACTCATACAACGGTTCATCGGAATCAAGACAATCAAGTCGACACCTGGAAGGAAGCAAGAATGCCGCCCATCCATTTCAACGATCGCCGAGAAAGCGTTTTGGTGACCGGCGCCACCGGATTCATAGGCCAGACCCTGGTAAGAGCGCTACTTGCGGACGGTCAGCAGGTCACTGTCTTGAGCCGCGATCCGCGCCGCGCCGGACGCTTGTTCGAAGGGCGAGTCAAGTGCATAGGCGGCATGGCCGAATTGCCTGCCGACTTCAAGGTCGATGTGATTGTCAATCTCGCCGGCGCCCGTATTCTTGGATGGCGCTGGAGCGCCGCGCGACGCAAGGTGCTGCTTGACAGCCGGCTCGGTGTGACGCGAAAACTGGTGGACTGGATCGCAAGGGCTGAAAAGAAGCCGAGGCTCATGTTTTCCGCATCGGCAATCGGCTATTACGGCATCCAGAAACAAGGCGATGATACGGGACTGACCGAAGACAGCCCGCCCCAGCCCATCTTCATGTCGCAACTTTGCCAGGCGTGGGAAACCGAGGCTCAGCGCGCGAGCGATTACGGCGTGACGGTGCTCCGCATGCGCTTCGGCCTTGTGCTTGGCAAGGGAGGCGCCCTGCCGATGATGATGCTACCGATCAGGCTGGGGTTGGGAGGCCCTTTGGGTGGAGGAAGGCAATGGCTGTCATGGATTCATGTCGATGACCTGATAAGAGGAATTGCCCATCTGTGGAACACAAGCGACGCCCTGACCGCAGCCTACAACTTCGCCGCGCCGGGAGCCGTCACACAGCGCGAGTTCAGCAAGACGGCGGCGCGGATTTTGCGGCGTCCCAGCCTTATCCCAACGCCAGCATGGCCGATGCGCTTGATATTGGGTGAACAGGCTGACCTCCTTTTGGAAGG is drawn from Noviherbaspirillum saxi and contains these coding sequences:
- a CDS encoding TIGR01777 family oxidoreductase encodes the protein MPPIHFNDRRESVLVTGATGFIGQTLVRALLADGQQVTVLSRDPRRAGRLFEGRVKCIGGMAELPADFKVDVIVNLAGARILGWRWSAARRKVLLDSRLGVTRKLVDWIARAEKKPRLMFSASAIGYYGIQKQGDDTGLTEDSPPQPIFMSQLCQAWETEAQRASDYGVTVLRMRFGLVLGKGGALPMMMLPIRLGLGGPLGGGRQWLSWIHVDDLIRGIAHLWNTSDALTAAYNFAAPGAVTQREFSKTAARILRRPSLIPTPAWPMRLILGEQADLLLEGQRVVPDGLQNAKFGFLYPDVQSALKSLY